The Hydrogenobacter thermophilus TK-6 genome window below encodes:
- a CDS encoding helicase-related protein: MGAPSTDLSFITNEGGISLKDRLLALIKDCETFDCIVGYFYLSGFHLIYKALENTKKIRILTGMGIDPKSAHIIHSAKEIKEKAQKKMEEELEDCEDSYEVESAIRRFVEWIESGKLEIKAYPDGRLHAKVYIMTFREGDRDLGRVITGSSNLTQSGLEGNLEFNVELKNRADYEYAKKKFEELWSQAVDITEDYVKTITEKTWLNDKITPYELYLKFLYEYFRDELKAGDFELKLPSGIKRLKYQEQAVINAKRILEAYGGVFISDVVGLGKTYITAMLLKQLDGRTVVIAPPNLIDEKNPGSWVNVLDSFKINARFFSTGKLDDAISYIQSKDSEDPIKNVVIDESHRFRTEDTKSYEKLAQICRGKRVILVSATPYNNHPIDILSQLKLFQSPRKSLIPGVPNLESFFKKLDKKLKEAKKEGEEEYVRVSREVSKEIREKVLKHVMIRRTRRDILNYFREDIDKEGIKFPEVEPPKPIYYQLEKEEDDIFMETLRILTKDIKYSRYKVLTYHKNEDIRNKLLTSQKNLATIMKILLVKRLESSFHAFKNSINRFVKYYENFIKEYEKGHVYVSKEHINKLFELLEEEDYEAIEKLIEEDKVQRYPREEFFEKLEKDLYEDLSSLRRIKQMWDNIKRDPKLEKLIKELEENPILKNNKVIIFTESKETAEYLYQELTKKFGNTVLLFHGSASENHKELLIKNFDANLPQKQQDNTYRMLVTTDTLAEGINLHRSNIIINYDIPWNPTKIIQRVGRVNRIGTKFDTIYVFNFFPTEKADSEIELTKIARSKVEAFLNMLGEDSAILTQDEPVASHELFDKLVSKEVLEEDKEEESEIKYLRIIEEIRDKDPKLFEKIKHLPKKARSSKRFSESLRDIASSNSLLTFFRKGKLMKFFLSDKEKTVELDFLTAAKILESQQNEKRAEFPPSKDFYELFNKNKEAFMNATEDEIVETHRQAGRSSYNDLLKILKAVLRNGKELTEEQQEYYKTLINRLEEGAIPKKTVQKTLKELNALKEDIQDPIKVLSVCQRTIPSALLKSHYAQAPALEESKREVILSLYLQGDEHHKYFGVD, encoded by the coding sequence GTGGGGGCACCATCCACCGACCTTAGTTTCATAACCAACGAGGGGGGTATAAGTCTAAAAGACAGACTGCTTGCACTCATAAAAGACTGTGAGACTTTTGACTGTATAGTGGGGTACTTTTACCTTAGCGGTTTTCATCTCATATACAAGGCTTTGGAAAATACAAAAAAGATAAGGATACTCACAGGTATGGGCATAGACCCAAAAAGCGCTCATATCATACACTCCGCCAAGGAAATAAAAGAAAAAGCACAAAAGAAGATGGAAGAAGAATTGGAAGATTGTGAAGACTCCTACGAAGTGGAGTCCGCTATAAGAAGGTTTGTAGAGTGGATAGAGTCAGGAAAGCTTGAGATTAAAGCTTATCCTGACGGCAGACTTCACGCAAAGGTTTACATAATGACCTTTAGGGAAGGAGACAGGGACTTAGGAAGAGTAATTACAGGCTCCAGCAATCTTACTCAATCCGGTCTTGAGGGAAACTTGGAGTTTAACGTAGAGCTAAAAAACAGAGCTGATTATGAGTATGCCAAAAAAAAGTTTGAGGAGCTTTGGAGTCAAGCGGTAGATATAACGGAGGATTACGTTAAAACCATAACAGAAAAAACATGGCTCAACGATAAGATAACACCCTATGAGCTATACCTTAAGTTTTTGTATGAGTACTTTAGAGACGAGCTTAAGGCAGGTGATTTTGAGCTAAAACTCCCAAGTGGTATCAAAAGGCTAAAATACCAGGAACAGGCTGTAATAAACGCAAAGAGGATACTGGAAGCTTATGGAGGCGTCTTTATATCCGACGTAGTAGGGCTTGGAAAGACTTACATCACCGCCATGCTACTAAAACAGCTGGATGGTAGAACCGTAGTGATAGCACCCCCCAACCTGATAGATGAAAAGAATCCCGGTTCGTGGGTAAATGTGCTAGACAGTTTTAAAATAAATGCCAGATTCTTTTCCACAGGAAAGCTGGACGATGCCATATCTTACATACAAAGCAAAGACTCGGAGGATCCGATAAAGAACGTAGTCATAGACGAGTCTCATCGCTTCAGGACAGAGGACACCAAAAGCTACGAAAAGCTTGCGCAAATATGCCGTGGAAAAAGAGTCATACTTGTTTCCGCAACGCCCTACAACAATCACCCCATAGACATCCTATCCCAGCTAAAGCTTTTCCAAAGCCCCAGAAAGAGCCTCATACCAGGAGTTCCAAACCTTGAAAGCTTTTTTAAAAAGCTTGATAAGAAGCTAAAGGAGGCAAAAAAAGAAGGAGAGGAAGAGTATGTAAGAGTCTCCAGAGAGGTATCAAAAGAGATAAGAGAGAAGGTGCTAAAGCATGTGATGATAAGAAGGACCAGGAGGGACATACTTAATTACTTTAGAGAAGATATAGATAAGGAAGGCATTAAGTTTCCGGAAGTTGAGCCACCAAAACCCATCTACTACCAGCTTGAGAAAGAAGAGGACGATATTTTTATGGAAACTCTGAGAATTCTAACCAAAGATATCAAGTACTCTAGGTACAAAGTGCTCACCTACCACAAGAATGAAGACATAAGAAACAAATTGCTAACCTCTCAGAAAAACTTGGCCACCATCATGAAGATACTGCTGGTAAAAAGGTTAGAAAGCAGCTTTCACGCTTTCAAGAACAGCATAAACAGATTTGTAAAGTATTACGAGAACTTTATAAAGGAGTACGAAAAAGGGCATGTCTATGTAAGCAAAGAGCACATAAATAAGCTTTTTGAGCTATTAGAAGAGGAAGACTACGAAGCCATAGAGAAGCTAATAGAAGAAGATAAGGTACAAAGATACCCAAGGGAAGAGTTTTTTGAGAAGCTGGAAAAAGACCTTTATGAGGATTTGAGCTCTCTGAGAAGAATAAAGCAGATGTGGGATAATATAAAGAGAGATCCAAAATTGGAAAAACTTATAAAAGAGTTAGAGGAAAACCCTATTTTAAAGAATAATAAGGTAATAATCTTTACCGAATCAAAAGAAACTGCGGAGTACCTTTATCAAGAGCTTACCAAAAAGTTTGGAAATACGGTTCTTCTATTCCACGGAAGCGCTTCGGAAAATCATAAAGAATTGCTTATTAAAAACTTTGATGCCAACCTTCCGCAAAAACAACAAGACAACACATACAGAATGCTGGTAACTACAGACACTTTGGCAGAAGGTATAAACCTACACAGGTCAAACATCATAATAAACTATGACATCCCTTGGAACCCCACAAAGATTATACAGAGAGTTGGAAGAGTGAACCGTATTGGCACCAAGTTTGACACTATATATGTTTTTAACTTCTTCCCTACGGAGAAAGCAGACAGTGAGATAGAGCTTACCAAAATAGCCAGGTCAAAAGTGGAAGCCTTCTTAAACATGTTAGGAGAAGACTCTGCCATCCTAACACAGGATGAGCCAGTAGCTTCTCATGAACTCTTTGACAAGCTTGTCTCAAAAGAAGTCCTTGAAGAGGATAAGGAAGAGGAGAGCGAGATCAAGTACCTAAGAATCATTGAAGAGATTCGTGATAAAGACCCAAAACTTTTTGAAAAAATAAAGCATCTTCCCAAAAAAGCCCGCTCTTCAAAAAGGTTTTCAGAGAGTTTAAGAGATATTGCTTCTTCCAATTCTTTGCTCACCTTCTTTAGAAAGGGCAAACTAATGAAATTCTTTTTGTCAGACAAAGAAAAGACTGTTGAACTTGACTTTTTAACGGCAGCCAAGATCCTTGAAAGTCAACAAAATGAAAAAAGAGCTGAGTTCCCACCGTCTAAAGATTTTTATGAGCTATTTAACAAAAACAAGGAAGCTTTTATGAATGCTACTGAGGATGAAATAGTTGAAACGCATAGGCAAGCTGGTAGAAGTAGTTATAATGACCTTTTGAAAATTCTTAAGGCAGTGCTAAGAAATGGCAAAGAACTAACTGAGGAGCAGCAGGAGTATTACAAAACTCTGATAAATCGCCTTGAAGAAGGTGCCATCCCTAAAAAAACAGTTCAAAAAACGCTTAAGGAACTAAACGCGCTCAAAGAAGACATACAAGACCCTATAAAAGTGCTAAGCGTCTGCCAGCGTACCATACCATCTGCTTTACTCAAAAGCCACTATGCCCAGGCTCCTGCTTTAGAGGAAAGCAAGAGGGAGGTTATACTATCTTTATACCTACAGGGTGATGAGCACCACAAATATTTTGGAGTTGATTAA